Genomic window (Equus asinus isolate D_3611 breed Donkey chromosome 8, EquAss-T2T_v2, whole genome shotgun sequence):
CCTCTAGGGCCTGAGAGAGGAGCTCCCTCCAGCTGGTGGGGGCAGGAGCCTGATGCATTTGAGGGTAGGATGGAGAGAAGTCGAGTAGAGTGAGTGTAGACCTTTGCCACTCAAAGGGTGGTGCATGGACcaggagcatcagcatcatctaggagcttgttggaaatgcagagtctcaggccccacccggGCATACTGATTAGGAATGTGCACTTTAACCAGATCCCAGAGGGATTCACATGCGGAGtaggaggttgggggtggggagaggatggcTGCTGCGCTGGTGAGGGCCTTGTGTTGAGGCCTTTGTtgtgagggcagtggggagccatggaaggcttTATGCAGGGAGAAGATGTAGGCAGACTGGGATTGCAGAAGGATCCCCTTGGCTGTCCTGTGTGAGGACCCAGGGAGAGGTCGAGGCTGTCCCTTTTGGAGTAGGAGATGAGGCCTGGGCTGATGGTGGCCGTGGGTAGAAAGGGATGGGCAGGAGCATAGAGAAATCTGAAGGACTGGTGATAGATTGGATGAAAGCAGGAACCAGGCTGGGTTTTGTGCAGACCCTGAGCCTTCTGTCTGCTTGCCCACCCACCAGTTGTTGGGCCCTGTGTTACTGGGTGTACAAGTGCCCCCCGAAACGTTGGCGTCTACTCTGGCCGAGCTGGACAGGAACCTGCAGTTGCTTGAGGACAAGTTCCTGAAGGACCAGGCCTTCCTCACCGGGCCCCACATCTCAGTAGCTGACTTGGTGGCCATCACAGAGCTGATGCATGTGAGTGCCCAGGGGTAGAGTGGGCCAATGTGCAGTGGGGTGTCCTAGGAGGGAGCCAAAGTACCAGCTCTTGTTGCCCTTTCTGCTCTGGGACCCTGGGTGAGTCACTTCCCTCTGAGCCTGAGCATCCTTATCTGTGAAAGGAGGCTTCAAAATCCTGCAGGGATATTGAGGAGCTTCCCACTGTCTCCTGGGAGAGAACCCACAGCCTATCACACAGGTGGCAGAAGAGGGAAAACACCCCACGGGAATCCCTAAACCAGGTCAGGCTGCCTTGTACTTGACCGGGCTCAGCCCCTCCACCCGGCTCCCTCTCCCCGTAGCCCGTCAGCGCCGGCTGCCAAGTCTTTAAGAGCCGACCCAAGCTGGCAGTGTGGCGCCAGCGTGTGGAGGCCGCGGTGGGGGAGGACCTCTTCCAGGAGGCCCACGCAGCCCTCATGAAGGCCAAGGACCTGCCTCCACTGGACCTGGCCATGAGGGAGAAGCTGAAGGCTGCGGTGCAGGTTTTGTTGCAGTGAGTAGGGAGCCAGGCCTACAGAGCCACTGACGACAAGGGAGACTCTGTCATCAGAATAAAGAGATGCCTCTCCTTGGCTGTGAGCAAGCATAGTCTCTGGTCCACAGTTCCCTCCATACATCAGGCCTGCATTCCTTCTTTTGTCTGTCTCCTCACTCCACTCTTACCCCTTCCAGTTCAATTTCCATGTGACCTCTGCAGAGAgctttaataaacacatatttgacCCTGTGCCttctctgttttaaattttccatggTGACTCATTGCCCTGAGACTAAAGTACAGGTTATTAAACTTTGCATTCAAAGCCTTGCTCCCGCCGCTCCAGGCTGCCCGCTTCAGGTTGCACACAGTACTCCTTGCCTTGGCTCAGGCTGTTTCCACTGCTTATAGAGCCCTTCCTCACCTTATTTGCGTGGTGCCTCCCAAGGTCTTTTGGCATTTGTCACCATGTTGCTTCTCCAGGGAGACTTCCCTgacctccccagccccaggccgaGTCAGGCGACCCTTCTGGGCTCCTCAGCCCCAGCGCTTTCCTGCTCAGGCCTGGCAGGGAGCTGGTTCCATGCCTCCTGGGCTGAGCACAGGTGGGGGTTGGCCCGGTGAAGAGATGTCTGAATCAGGCCTCAGTGTCGTAggtgtctctctccctctggatGACGCTTTCTCCCACAGCTGGGGTGCCGGGCTGGTGCAGGAACCTCCTTGCAGGATGGGAAGTCCCAGGTTAGTTCTTGGCCCTCCGGGAGCTGCTGACAGGCCTTGATCTCCCATACCTACTCATAATCCCCATCACTGTCTTCTCCGTGCCCCACTGTGGGTCCCACCCTTGCCACCTGTCCCTGTCATTTCCCCTCAGAACTGTCACAAACTACCTGCCTTGTGTTCCAGATCCTCTGACACCCGAGTCATCTAATAAACTGCTAATGGACAGGGTCATGAACAGACAGAGCCTCTCGCCCGCCAGCCTGCCTTTCTGTGGGGGGTCCTttaatgtgtgtgcttgtgtagaGTTTTAGATGTGTAATTGAAATTGTTCATATACACCCACACAATTATATTTTCATCTACAATTCAAACAACTTTGCAACACTGATGAGAGTACCACGTTTAGCCATATCAACAGATTTCCACGTTTTAAGTAACACTTGTTTTGCCTGTAAAGATGGAGGGTACCGGAAGCATTGCCGGGAATTCGACTGGGACCTGGCTCTCTCTCACCCCCTGGTGGACAGTACTTGGCTGTGAGGCAAGGTTGCCACAGGCAAGAGGTCACAAAAGCAGACGTCTGTGGGGACCAGGTAGGGATGCAGTGAGCCCGAGGGTCTCCGTCCAGCCCTACCCGAGCCCACACGTGTCACCAGGTCTCCTGATCCAGAGAAGCGCAGATTCCCACAGCGAACGTGAAGTTGCCTGAATTTGAAATAGTGGCAACTCATAAAAAAATTTGTTAAGCCTCTGTGACGATGTGACGTTATTAGGGTCGAGCCTGGGGAAGGCCCCTACGGCATGTGTGTTTGGTGGGTGTTCAGAACTCCATCTAAATGCGCGATAGGTAGCAGACACCGCAGCGCCCGAAAGCCACAGGGGACTGGAACCCCCGCCGGTGTGGCAGCGCGGGGGCGGGACCATGGCTCGGCTGCTGTCTCGTTGGGGGTGGGGTTGCGCGGAGTGGGCGGGGCGACAGGGCTTCCAGAAATCGGAGCCAGCGTGAGCCGAGACTGTCCGCTCAGGCCGGAGGTGCAGCCTAGGCAGCCAATTGGGGGACGCTGCGTGCCTGCCCACCCAATGAGGAGCCCAGGTTCCGCGGCGCCGCCCCTGCTCCCTCTTCTGTGACCCTTGGAACATCCGCCCGGACTGGACGCGTTCTTTCTCCGCGGTGGCCGTTTGCGCGCTCTCCTGCTAGACATGCCGTTCCTTGAGCTGGACACGAACTTGCCCGCAGATCGCGTGCCCGCGGGACTAGAGAAGCGGCTCtgcgcggccgccgccgccatcCTGGGCAAACCCGAGAACGTGAGCCTGGGCCTGGGAGCACGGGGCTGGGGGAGGTTGGTGGACCAGGGGTCGGGCTCTGCCCACGCCCCGGCTGCCCCACCGTAACCAACTCCTCCTCCCAGGGACCCTCGCGAGCCTGCCCGCCAAGCTCTGACCTCCTGCTCTTCGTGACCTCGCGGTCCCACGCTTCCCGTCTGCTCTTTGTAGCTTTCCCCACCCATGACCCCAACGTGACCTTCAGGGACCCCGGCCCGTGTCCCTAGCCCTGATCCCGCGGGGCCCGTGCACCTCGGACCCCGCGCTGTTCGGTCCCCAGCGCGAGCCCGGCCTGCAGCGGCTTCAGGCGAGACTTTCGTGTCCCCTGCAGCGCGTGAACGCGACCCTGCGGCCGGGCCTGGCCATGGCGGTGAACGGCTCACCGGAGCCCTGCGCGCAGCTGCTCGTCTCCTCCATCGGTGTGGTGGGCACGGCCGAGGAGAACCGCGGTCACAGCGCCCGCCTCTTCGAGTTCCTCACCAAGGAGCTGGGGCTGGACCAGGACCGGTGggtaggggcagggagaggacccTCTTGGGCCTGCTGCGCGACCAGGAGCAGTGATCCTACCTCAAGACCCCTCCTaaagttggaggaaaaaaataaattcctccCACTGCAGAAGACTTGACCCTTAACCCCTCTGGCCCCTTGGTGGTGTGGGTCGACCTTCAGCGTGGTATCAGAATTGAATGAATTCCTGGCTCTGCAGCTGTCTCTCTGACACCTGGGCAAGGCGTGGCCTTTTAAACCTCAGTGTttccatctgtgaagtgggaaggCTCTTTTTTAACCACTCCCTCGGGGCACTGCTTGGGGTGGCAGGTTAGGATGTTGTTACCCTGACAAAGCCATAGCCATTTATCATCTGCTTACACCTTAGAAAATCACGAGTGATTTTCTAGGAGAACTTCTCGAGGCTGGTGAGGAAGAATTCTGGGTATGTCCtgaggctgacctttgggcctgtGGCCCAACCAGGTCCCAGGTAAGGCTCCTTGCAGGGTCACAGAGTAGTGGAAAGAGCATTGGTCTGGATgtctggagacctgggttctCAGTCCAGCATAGCTGAGGAACCCCAGACAAACCTGGAAATGAACCATCTCTGGTTTGTTGCCTTCTCTTCTGTGAAGAGAGGCATGGATTAAattacacccccccccccccgcccaagaAGCCCCTAGAGCTCCCAGACCTGGGATTCTGTGGCAAGGTTAAAGTTTCTTCCTGGGGGAAAAATATTCCTGAGCCAAGTCTGTGCCTATGAGGATCTAAGGGCATGAGAAGCTTGAAAGAACCTTCCAGAATGGAGCCTTTGTTGGCCCACAAAGTCTGATGAGGAATGGTCACTCCTGGGAGATGCGTGGACCTGGTCCTCAAGGTGAGGAGAGAGAATAATTCTAACAACCATAAGTAACATGCGAATATTTACAATGTGCTAGGTGCTCTATAGATAGCTTACATGCATCAtcccatttgatcctcacaagcTCTGTCCCCCTGTCCACACCCCCTCATGCAGACATGCTATCCCCATGAGGTAGATACCTCCATCATGcccctttacagatgagaaaactgagcttgTCACACATACTCCCCCCAAAGGGGATATTGGGAGCCTGCAGTTTGGAAGAGGGAGGGCTGCCCCTCTGAGTGCATAGACAGAGCATACAGTGACCACAGAGGCCTGCTGTGTTGAGTATCCTTCCTGGGTGGGTCACAGTGACGTGCAGCCACCATCCTGCCCCTG
Coding sequences:
- the LOC123275597 gene encoding glutathione S-transferase theta-3-like codes for the protein MGLELYLDLLSQPCRAVYIFAKKNGIPFELRTVELLKGQQHSDAFVQVNPLRKVPALKDGDFTLAESVAILLYLSRKYKAPDHWYPQDLQAGARVDEYLAWQHTALRSSCSRAMWQKLLGPVLLGVQVPPETLASTLAELDRNLQLLEDKFLKDQAFLTGPHISVADLVAITELMHPVSAGCQVFKSRPKLAVWRQRVEAAVGEDLFQEAHAALMKAKDLPPLDLAMREKLKAAVQVLLQ
- the LOC106847118 gene encoding D-dopachrome decarboxylase-like, whose translation is MPFLELDTNLPADRVPAGLEKRLCAAAAAILGKPENRVNATLRPGLAMAVNGSPEPCAQLLVSSIGVVGTAEENRGHSARLFEFLTKELGLDQDRIIIRFFPLEPWQIGKKGTVMTFL